DNA from Kitasatospora herbaricolor:
AGCCGGCCGGACTTCGCCGCCCACTGGGCCGCCGAGCTGGAGGAGGAGTACGGGCCGCTCGGCGATCCCCTGTGACGGGGCCGGGCCGTGTCGGTCGTGACGGGGCCGGCCCGCCCGTCCGGCCCGTCCGGCCCGGTCGGGGCCTCACGGTGCGGTGAGCTGCTCCAGCAGGGTGGTCAGCGTCGCGCCGAGGGGCAGCGCGAGCGTGGTCGTCGCGTACTCGTCCCCGCGGGTCGCCCCCTGGTTGACGATGGCGACCGGTTTGCCGGCCCGCGCGGCGTGCCGTACGAAGCGCAGCCCCGACATGACGGTCAGGGACGACCCGAGGACCAGCAGCGCCCGGGCCGCGTCGACCAGGTCGAAGCAGTGCTGGACCCGGGGCTTCGGGACGCTCTCGCCGAAGAAGACCACATCGGGCTTGAGGACGCCGCCGCAGGCCTCGCACGGCGCGATCCGGAAGGCCTCCACCAGCGCGCCCGGGAGCTGGACGTCCCCGTCCGGGTTGAGTGCCGCGTCCGGCACGAAGAGGGGGCCGTTGAGCGCGTGCAGCCGGCGGTCCAGGTCGGCGCGGGAGCTGCTGCGCCCGCAGTCCAGGCAGACCACCCGGTCGAGACCGCCGTGCAGCTCCACCGCGCCCAGGGTGCCGGCCGCGCGGTGCAGACCGTCCACGTTCTGGGTGATCACCGCCGAGACGTGCCCGGACCGGCGCAGCCCCTCCACCGCCCGGTGGCCGGCGTTGGGCTCGGCCCGGGCGATCGCCTGCCAGCCGACGTGGCTGCGGGCCCAGTACCTGCGGCGTCCCTGCTCGCTCGCGACGAACTCCTGGTACGTCATCGGGGTGTGGCGGCGCAGGCTGCCGGTGGCGCCCCGGTAGTCGGGGATGCCCGACTCGGTGGAGAGCCCGGCGCCGCTCAGCACCGCGACGTCCCGGCCGGCCAGCAGGCGCTCGACCTCCGCCAGGCCGCCGCTGCGCGCCGCCGGGCCGGTCTCCGGTCCTCCGGGTGTCCGATGCACATGCATAGAAGCAGCATAGTTCGGCCCGGGCGGGAACGGCCGGGAGACCTGTGCGGCCGGTGCGGGCCGGGGTGGGCCGCGCCGCCCGGTCAGAGCTCCGCCAGCCAGGGGTGCCCCGGATGCGCCCGGCCGAGCAGCCCGGCGAGCCTGGACCGCCGGGCGTCGTCCAGCAGGGGGAGGGTGGCGGTGAAGTCCCGCCGGTCCTTGGGGCGGTCCCCCTTCGCCTTGAAGAGCAGGACCAACTCCGGTGCCAGGTAAGGAATCCCCTCCGGCGAGTGCTCGACGACCTCGGTGTACGGCAGTCGGATCGACGGGTCGCGGCGGCAGATCCAGGTCGGGCCGTCGTGCGGCTCGCGGAACACGTCGACCAGGTAGTCGCCGGTCGAGGGGTCGCGGACCCAGGTCTGGTGGGTCAGCTCCAGCAGTTCGGGGGAGAGTCCCGTCCAGAGCCGCCCGGAGGCCACCACGTCGAAGTCGTGGCCGGGGAGGCAGGCCGCCACCTCCGGGAACCGTTCGGCCGGGGCGCAGATCTCGAGGTCGCCGTGCTCGCGGCTCCGGCGGCCCCGGAAGACGTCCAGGGCCCAGCCCCCGGCGACGCACCAGGGCGCCGAGAGCCCCGCCAGCCGGCCGGTCACCTCGGCCGGGGTCCAGGCCCTCGTCCAGCGGGCCGCGGCCTCGGCCTCGGTGATCGCGACGCCGCCCGGCGGCAGTTCTTCGCTCATCCGGCCAACCTACCGACGCGGAGGGCCTGGCGTAGCGCATGTCCAGCTCCCCGCCGTCGTCTTGACGCCGGATCAGTCCGATCCTTCGACGGGATACAGGCTGGGGAGGTTGACGACGATCGCCTCCTGGGTGCTGCGGGCGATCACCACCACGGCCTCCACGTCCGGGTCCGGGTTCTCCTCGCGGTGCGGGACGAACGGCGGGACGAAGATGTAGTCGCCCGGGCCGGTCTCCAGCCGTACCTCCTCCGGCTCACCGGCGGAGTCGTCCGCGAAGACGAAGACCGGGTGCCCGCTGACCACGTAGATGGCCGTCTCGGACTCGCCGTGGTGATGGTCGGAGGAGGAGGTGGCCGGCGCGACATGGGTCTGGCCCATCCAGAGCTTCTCCGACCCGACCGTCTGGCCGCTGACGGCCGCGAACCTCCGCATCCCGCCGGTCTGCGCGGTGTCACCGTCCAGCGCGCCGGCCCGGATGTGGTGCAACCTGGCGGCCAGAGGCGCGGGTCGGGCCTCGCGGTCGGGCAGGTGCGGGTGGAACCCGGCCCCGGCCTCGGTGGCGGGGCGGCCCTCGCCGCCGGCGGTGCCCTGCGGGCGGGCGGCGCCGCCCGCCTCGGCGGGGGAGGCGGACTCGGGGTGCGGGTGCGCTGAGCTCATGACGTTCCTTGTACGGGAGTGGACGTGCGGACGGGAGATGCCACGCGGAGGTGCAGGGACGCGCGCAGGAGTGGGCGCGTGAGAGGGCGGCGCGGCCTGGACGGAGCAGGGTGTGTCAGTGGTGTCCGGCTTGGGAACCGGGGGTGCCGATCCGAGGAGGGCGGGGCGCCGGGGGCATGGGTCGGCCGGCGGGCGGCCCGCCCGGGCGGCGGTGTCCTTCAGCTGGCGCGACAGAGCGCGGACGGCGCCGACGGACAGTCGGTGCGGTTCGCGGCGCGGAGCAGGACACGGCGGGGCATGAACAGGACGCTAGAGCCGCGGTCGAAAGGATGTCAAGAGGTGTCCATTGCGTCCGCCGCCGGCCCGGCCCGGGCCCGCGCACGGACTTCGTGCCCGCCGCCGCACCGGTCGCCGCCCTGGTCAGGGCCCCTTCCACCGCCCCGGCGCCCGGTCCTCCGTGACCGAAAGGCATTGTGACGGCGACCCGACAGGGGATAATGGTGCACATGCATATTTCCGCGAAGGCGGACTACGCCGCGCGGGCCCTGGTCGAACTCGCCCGCGACACGGCCCGTCCGCTCACCTGTGAGAGCATCGCCTCGTCCCAGGAGATCCCGTTCCGCTTCCTGAAATCCGTCGTGGGCGACCTCCGCCGGGCTGGGCTGGTGCGCAGCCAGCGCGGCTGCGAGGGCGGGTACTGGCTGGGCCGGCCCGCCGAGGACATCAGCCTGCTGGACGTGATGCGCGCGGTCGACGGCGGGCTGATGACCCTGCGCGGCGAGCCGCTGGCCCAACTCGACTACCCCGCACCGGCGCAGGGCCTGCCGGACGTCTGGCGCGCGGTCGAGGACAGCGCCGCCGAGATCCTCGGCCGGGTCACCATCTCCGCCCTGGTCGGCGCCCCCGGCGCAGCGCAGCCCGGTCCGTCGTCAGGTCCGTCGTCCGTCCGGCAGCGGGCGGACGTCCTGGTATGACCGCCGCCGCCCGTCCGGGCGTCCCCGAACCGCCCGCCGGCGGGCTGGAGGTGGTCGAGTACACCGACCCGCTCTGTCCCTGGGCCTGGGGCTCCGAGCCCAAACTCCGCAGGCTACGGGGCCTGTTGGCCGGCCGCGCCGTCTGGCGACCGGTCTACGCGATGCTCTTCGACGAGGAGGAGGACGACCCGGCGCCCGACCCCGCGGCCGAGACCGCCTGGTACGCCCGCTACATCGCGGAGATCAGCTCCCACACCGGCGCCCCGCACGCCGTCCGGCTCGCCCGGGTGGCGGCCTGCAGTCGCCCGGCCTCGCTGGCCGCCGTCGCGGCGGAGCGGCAGGGCCCGGCGGTGGCCGCGGCGGTGCTGCGCCGGCTGCGCGAGAGCGTCTTCGTGCTGGGCGAGCCGGCCGACACCACGGACCGCGTGCGCACCGCCGTCGCCGGTCTGCCCGGGCTCGACGAGGGCCTGCTGCTGGCCGACATGACGAATCGTCATGTCCTGGACCGGTTGGCGGCCGACCGGGCCGAGGCGCGCGCACCGGTGCCCGAGGTGCTCGGGATGAGCGGCCCGCCGCCCCATCCGGGTGCGGCCAAGGAGGCCGGCGACGGGTACCGCTACGCACTGCCGACGCTGCTCTTCGTCGGGCCCGCCGGCCGCCGGCCGGTGCCGGGCTGGCGAGCGCTGGGGGAGTACCTCGCGGCGGCGCGGGCGGTGGCCCCCGGGCTGCCGGCCGAGGCGGGGCGGCTCGACCCGGACACGGCGCTGGAGCTTCATCTGAGCCTGACCCGCGCCGACCTGGAGCAGCTGACGACGGACGGCCGCCCGCCGGCCCGTGCCGTCCGGCTGGAGAGCGGGAACGGGCCGCTCTGGCTCCATCCGGCGTACGCCGAGGGGCATCCCGCGTACGCCCAACAGGTTCCGGCGTACACGGAGCGGCGCCCGGCCCCGGCCGCCGACCGGTCGCCGGGGCACTGAGCAGGGCGGCCCGAGCGGGCCCCCGCGGCGCTCCGCGCGGCCGTCCCAGGGGCCTGACCGGCGGGTTCGGGCGGGCGCTGACGGTCCGACGAATGAGACACCGTTTGGTGTCCATTGACAGGGCGGCGCGGCCCGGACAGGATGAGCGCATGCTTTCGACGCACCCCGGTGTGGTGTGCCGCTTCGTGGACTTCCGGCGCACCAGCAGCGACCTCTGTCGCTGACCCAGCGCCCTCCGGCCGCCACCACACCTGCCGATCCACGGCCCCCGACGGCCTGACCGTCGCCCCGGCCGCACCCCGACAGGCCTGACCGGCCGCGCCCGTTGCCCTGTGCCGGGCCGAACCCCCCTTTGTTCCGGGCTCCCCGGGCCGCCGGCCCCTGCCCGCACCCATCGGCTCGCCCCTTCCGGCCCCGACGGCCCCGCCGTCGCACGGCCCGTCCCGGCACACCCTGATCCCGCACGCCCTGATCCCGTACGCCCCGGCACACCCCGTCCTGCCCCTCCAGCGCCGTCGGCCCCGCCCCGACGCGGCGCCCCTTGCACTGCCCGTCCGCCCCCGACGAGGGCCGGTCCGGCATGCACCCGAAAGGTGACGCAGCATCATGAACGCCCCGATCAGCACCCGTTCGACCCTCGCCAGACGCTCCTTCCTCGGCCTCGCCCTGGGCACCGCGGCGACCCTCGCCCTCGCCGCCTGCGGCTCAGGCACCCCCGTCACGGCCGGCGGCGCGGCCGGCGGAACCGTCAAGTGGGGCTGGGCGCTGCCCACTTCATGGGACCCGGTGCTCTCCTCGGCGGGCTGGGACGTCCACGACCTCTCGCTGGTCTACGCCGGCCTCACCAAGCTGAACGAGAAGGGCGACGCCGTCCCCGCCCTCGCCACCGGCTGGACGTACAGCCCGGACGGCACCGCCGTCACCTTCAAGCTCCGCGACGGCCTGAGCTTCAGCGACGGCACCCCGCTGGACTCGGCCGCGGTGAAGAAGAGCCTGGACCGCGGCCGCACCGACCCCAAGTCGCTGGTCGCCCCGCAGCTGGTGCACATCAAGGAGATCACCGCACCCGACCCGCAGACCGTGGTGCTCACCCTCACCCAGGCCGACTACCAGCTGCCGAACCTGCTGGCCGGCAAGACCGGGATGATCGTCAGCCCCAAGGCCTTCGAGGGGGACGCGGCCGGCCTCGCCTCCCGGCCGGTCGGCGCCGGGCCGTTCACGCTCAGCTCCTACACCCAGAACGCCAAGGCCGTGCTGAAGCGCAACCCCGGCTACTGGGACGCGTCCAGCATCAAGCTCGACAACTTCGAGATCTACCCGCTGCCGGACGCCTCCACCGTGGTCGCCGCCCTGCAGTCGGGTCAGTACAACGTCGCCCAGATCCCCGGCAGCCAGGTGGCCGCCGCCAAGGCCGCCGGCCTGGAGGTCCAGGTCATCCCGTCCCTGGTGGTCGCGGTGCTCGACATCAACCCCACCAAGGCGCCCTTCGACAACCCGCTGGTGGTGCAGGCCCTCAAGTACGCGATCGACCGTGAAGCCCTGCTCAAGACCCAGCAGTTCGGCTTCGGCGACGTCAGCTACCAGCCCTTCCCCAAGGGCTATGTCGGGTACGACGCCGGCTCCGCCGACCTCTTCCCGCACGACCCGGCCAAGGCCAAGGAGCTGCTCGCCCAGGCCGGGCACCCGGACGGGGTGGAGCTGACCATCACCACCACCGCCGCGCAGGGCCTGCCCGAGCAGCTCCAGGCCCAGCTGAAGGAGGTCGGGATCAAGACCACCATCGAGGTCATCCCGGCCGCCCAGGCGACCCAGATCATCTACATCCAGCACTCCCGGGCCCTGTTCACCGACCAGTTCGCCGGCCGCGACTCCGCGCCGCAGGCCTTCCAGGTGCTCTTCGGCGAGCAGGGGCTGATGAACCCCGGCCGCAGCACCCCGCCCGAGCTCAAGGCCGCCGTCGACCTGGTCTCCAGGACCCCGCTCGACTCGCCCGACTACCCGAAGAACCTCCAGGCCGCCACGGCCCTCGCGGTCCGCACCATGCCCAACGTCTTCCTCTACAGCGTGCCGCGGATCCTGGCCCGGCAGAAGAGCGTCTCCGCCATCCCCGAGTTCACCGTCGTCCAGCGCTTCGAGGGGGTGACCGCGCCGTGACAGCGCTCCTCGCGCCCGCGCCCGCCCGCCAGGGCGGGCGCGGCCGGGTGCTCGCCGCCCGGGCCGCGCGGGCGCCGCGCGGCCCGGTCCGGGCCCTGCTGACCACCGCCACCGTCTTCCTGATCTCCTCCCTGATCACCTTCGGACTCGGCGCGCTCTCCGAGGCCAACCCCGGCGCCGCCGTCCTCGGCGAGACCGCCACGCCGGCCGACATCGCGCGGATGAACCACGAGTTCGGGCTCGACCGGCCGCTCACCGAGCAGTTCACCGGCTGGCTCGGGCACGCCCTCGGCGGGGACCTCGGCCACTCCTGGTTCACCACCCTGCCGGTGGCCGACAGCATCGCCGCCGCGCTGCCCGTCGACCTGTCGATCGCCGGCCTCGCCCTGCTGTTCGCCGTCCTGCTCGGCGGCGCCGCCGGGATCGCCGCCGCCCGCAGCAACGGCGGGCGGCTCGACCTGGCCGTCACCGCCGTCTGCTCGGTGCTCGGCACCCTGCCCGCGTTCGTGATCGCCATCGGCCTGATCGCCGTCCTCTCGGTGCAGGCCGGGCTGCTGCCCTCCGGCGGCTACGTCCCGTTCGGCCAGGACCCGGGCCAGTGGCTGCGCTTCGCCGTCCTGCCCGCGCTGGCCCTGAGCCTGGACGCGGCGGCCGGCATCGCCCGGCAACTGCGCACCTCGCTGGTCGGCGCGCTGCGCGAGAACTACGTGACCGGCGCCGTGATGCGCGGCCTGCCCGCCCGCCGGGTGCTCTTCGGCCACGTCCTGCGCAACGCCGCCGGCCCGGCCGTCACCGTCCTCGGGATGAGCGTGCCGATGCTGATCGGCGGCGCGGTGGTCACCGAGCGGATCTTCAACCTGCCCGGCATCGCCCAGCTCTCCCTGCAGGCCGCCCAGCAGCACGACGTCCCGGTCATCCAGGGCACCCTGCTGGTCACCGTCGCCGTCGTGCTGATCGCCAACCTCGCCGTCGACGCCGGCCTGCTGGCCCTCAACCCGGCTGCCCGCCGGGCCGCCAAGGCCCGCCCCGGGCAAGGGGGCCAGCTATGAGAACGATCCGCCGCACGCTGCGGCTGCGGACCGCCCGGCTCGCCCTGCCGGTACTCGTCGCGGTCGCCCTGCTCGCCCTGTTCGGCGGCGCCCTCGCCCCGCAGGACCCACTCGCCCAGGACACCGCCCAGCTGCTCGGGGCCCCCGGCGGCGCCCACCTGCTGGGCACCGACTACCTCGGACGCGACGTGCTCAGCCGGCTGCTCGCCGGCACCGGCGACTCGGTGGCCGGTGCGGTGGAGGCGGTGGCCGCGGCGATGCTGCTCGGCATCGTCCCGGGAATCGCCTCCCTCTGGCTCGGACGGGTCTTCGAGTGGGTGTCGCTGCGGGCGGTGGACGCCCTGATGACCCTGCCGTTCACGCTCTTCGCGATCGCCGCGGTGGGAGTCTTCGGCAACGGCCTGCACCAGGCGATGCTCGCTCTCGGGGTGCTGCTCTCGCCCCTGTTCTTCCGGGTCACCCGGGCCGCGGCGCTGGGCTTCACGCAGGCCCAGTACGTTCAGGCGGCCGAGCTGATGGGCGCCTCGCGCCGCTGGATCCTGCGGACCCACCTGTGGTCCAAGATCCTGCCGACCGTCGCCGTCACCACGGCCCACGCGCTGGCCACCGCCCTGCTGACGGTCACCTCGCTGACCTTCCTCGGTGTCGGCGTCCAGCCGCCGGCCCCGACCTGGGGCGGCATGCTCGCCAGCGACCTGGGCTTCCTCGCCCAGCAGCCCTGGGCCCCGATCCTGCCGGCCACCCTGATCATGCTCACCGTCGGCGCGCTCAACCTGCTCGCCGACGCCGTCCGCGACGCCGGGGCGGCCGGGACGGAACCGGCCCGGGCCCGCACCGCCGCCACCGCCCCGGCGGGCCGTCCCCGCCGCGGCGGCCCGTCCGAGCAGTCCGCACCGAAGGAGCAGGCCGATGCCCCCCTCCCCGCCTGACCCGGACACCGCCGCCACCACCCCGGGCGCACCCGTCCTGACCGTGGAAGGGCTGCACATCACCGTCGGCGCCGGCCGCGCCGAGGCCGTCCGCGACGTGGGGTTCCGCGTCCGGGCCGGCGAGGCCGTCGGACTGGTCGGCGAATCGGGCAGCGGCAAGACCCTCACCTGCCGTTCGGTGCTCGGCGTCGGCGCCCCCGGCGTCGCCGTCTCCGCCGGACGGATCGAGCTGGCCGGCACCGAGCTCACCGCCCTGACGGAGCGCCAGTGGGAGCAGGTGCGCGGCACCCGGCTCGGCGCCGTCTTCCAGGACCCGGCCTCCTACCTCAACCCCTCCCTCACCGTCGGCCGCCAGCTGGCCGAACCGCTGCGGCTGCGGCACGGCCTCGACCGCGCCGCCGCCCGGACCCGCGCGGTCGAGCTGTTCGCCTCGGTCGGCCTGCACCGGCCGGAGGAGGTCTACCACCAGTACCCGCACGAGCTGTCCGGCGGCATGCTGCAGCGCGTGCTGATCGCCGTCGCGGTGGCCGGCGAGCCGGAGCTGCTGGTCGCCGACGAGGCCACCACGGCGCTGGACACCGTGGTCCAGGCCGAGGTGCTCGAACTGCTCGCCAGGCTGCGGACCGAGCGCGGACTCGCCCTGCTGCTGGTCACCCACGACCTCGCGGTGGTCGCCGAGGTCTGCGACCGGATCCTGGTCTTCTACGCGGGCGAGATCGTCGAGGACGGGCCGACCGCCGAGGTCGTCGCCGCCCCCGCCCATCCCTACACCGAGGCCCTGCTCCGGGTCGCCTCGATCGGCGACTGGCGGCGCCGCGACCTCGCGGTGATCCCCGGCCGCCCGCCGGAGGCCGGCGCCGCCC
Protein-coding regions in this window:
- a CDS encoding NAD-dependent protein deacetylase, with product MHVHRTPGGPETGPAARSGGLAEVERLLAGRDVAVLSGAGLSTESGIPDYRGATGSLRRHTPMTYQEFVASEQGRRRYWARSHVGWQAIARAEPNAGHRAVEGLRRSGHVSAVITQNVDGLHRAAGTLGAVELHGGLDRVVCLDCGRSSSRADLDRRLHALNGPLFVPDAALNPDGDVQLPGALVEAFRIAPCEACGGVLKPDVVFFGESVPKPRVQHCFDLVDAARALLVLGSSLTVMSGLRFVRHAARAGKPVAIVNQGATRGDEYATTTLALPLGATLTTLLEQLTAP
- a CDS encoding nucleotidyltransferase domain-containing protein, which translates into the protein MSEELPPGGVAITEAEAAARWTRAWTPAEVTGRLAGLSAPWCVAGGWALDVFRGRRSREHGDLEICAPAERFPEVAACLPGHDFDVVASGRLWTGLSPELLELTHQTWVRDPSTGDYLVDVFREPHDGPTWICRRDPSIRLPYTEVVEHSPEGIPYLAPELVLLFKAKGDRPKDRRDFTATLPLLDDARRSRLAGLLGRAHPGHPWLAEL
- a CDS encoding cupin domain-containing protein; protein product: MSSAHPHPESASPAEAGGAARPQGTAGGEGRPATEAGAGFHPHLPDREARPAPLAARLHHIRAGALDGDTAQTGGMRRFAAVSGQTVGSEKLWMGQTHVAPATSSSDHHHGESETAIYVVSGHPVFVFADDSAGEPEEVRLETGPGDYIFVPPFVPHREENPDPDVEAVVVIARSTQEAIVVNLPSLYPVEGSD
- a CDS encoding RrF2 family transcriptional regulator, with the protein product MHISAKADYAARALVELARDTARPLTCESIASSQEIPFRFLKSVVGDLRRAGLVRSQRGCEGGYWLGRPAEDISLLDVMRAVDGGLMTLRGEPLAQLDYPAPAQGLPDVWRAVEDSAAEILGRVTISALVGAPGAAQPGPSSGPSSVRQRADVLV
- a CDS encoding DsbA family oxidoreductase gives rise to the protein MTAAARPGVPEPPAGGLEVVEYTDPLCPWAWGSEPKLRRLRGLLAGRAVWRPVYAMLFDEEEDDPAPDPAAETAWYARYIAEISSHTGAPHAVRLARVAACSRPASLAAVAAERQGPAVAAAVLRRLRESVFVLGEPADTTDRVRTAVAGLPGLDEGLLLADMTNRHVLDRLAADRAEARAPVPEVLGMSGPPPHPGAAKEAGDGYRYALPTLLFVGPAGRRPVPGWRALGEYLAAARAVAPGLPAEAGRLDPDTALELHLSLTRADLEQLTTDGRPPARAVRLESGNGPLWLHPAYAEGHPAYAQQVPAYTERRPAPAADRSPGH
- a CDS encoding ABC transporter substrate-binding protein, giving the protein MNAPISTRSTLARRSFLGLALGTAATLALAACGSGTPVTAGGAAGGTVKWGWALPTSWDPVLSSAGWDVHDLSLVYAGLTKLNEKGDAVPALATGWTYSPDGTAVTFKLRDGLSFSDGTPLDSAAVKKSLDRGRTDPKSLVAPQLVHIKEITAPDPQTVVLTLTQADYQLPNLLAGKTGMIVSPKAFEGDAAGLASRPVGAGPFTLSSYTQNAKAVLKRNPGYWDASSIKLDNFEIYPLPDASTVVAALQSGQYNVAQIPGSQVAAAKAAGLEVQVIPSLVVAVLDINPTKAPFDNPLVVQALKYAIDREALLKTQQFGFGDVSYQPFPKGYVGYDAGSADLFPHDPAKAKELLAQAGHPDGVELTITTTAAQGLPEQLQAQLKEVGIKTTIEVIPAAQATQIIYIQHSRALFTDQFAGRDSAPQAFQVLFGEQGLMNPGRSTPPELKAAVDLVSRTPLDSPDYPKNLQAATALAVRTMPNVFLYSVPRILARQKSVSAIPEFTVVQRFEGVTAP
- a CDS encoding ABC transporter permease; the protein is MTALLAPAPARQGGRGRVLAARAARAPRGPVRALLTTATVFLISSLITFGLGALSEANPGAAVLGETATPADIARMNHEFGLDRPLTEQFTGWLGHALGGDLGHSWFTTLPVADSIAAALPVDLSIAGLALLFAVLLGGAAGIAAARSNGGRLDLAVTAVCSVLGTLPAFVIAIGLIAVLSVQAGLLPSGGYVPFGQDPGQWLRFAVLPALALSLDAAAGIARQLRTSLVGALRENYVTGAVMRGLPARRVLFGHVLRNAAGPAVTVLGMSVPMLIGGAVVTERIFNLPGIAQLSLQAAQQHDVPVIQGTLLVTVAVVLIANLAVDAGLLALNPAARRAAKARPGQGGQL
- a CDS encoding ABC transporter permease, with amino-acid sequence MRTIRRTLRLRTARLALPVLVAVALLALFGGALAPQDPLAQDTAQLLGAPGGAHLLGTDYLGRDVLSRLLAGTGDSVAGAVEAVAAAMLLGIVPGIASLWLGRVFEWVSLRAVDALMTLPFTLFAIAAVGVFGNGLHQAMLALGVLLSPLFFRVTRAAALGFTQAQYVQAAELMGASRRWILRTHLWSKILPTVAVTTAHALATALLTVTSLTFLGVGVQPPAPTWGGMLASDLGFLAQQPWAPILPATLIMLTVGALNLLADAVRDAGAAGTEPARARTAATAPAGRPRRGGPSEQSAPKEQADAPLPA
- a CDS encoding ABC transporter ATP-binding protein, producing MPPSPPDPDTAATTPGAPVLTVEGLHITVGAGRAEAVRDVGFRVRAGEAVGLVGESGSGKTLTCRSVLGVGAPGVAVSAGRIELAGTELTALTERQWEQVRGTRLGAVFQDPASYLNPSLTVGRQLAEPLRLRHGLDRAAARTRAVELFASVGLHRPEEVYHQYPHELSGGMLQRVLIAVAVAGEPELLVADEATTALDTVVQAEVLELLARLRTERGLALLLVTHDLAVVAEVCDRILVFYAGEIVEDGPTAEVVAAPAHPYTEALLRVASIGDWRRRDLAVIPGRPPEAGAAPVGCRFADRCAFATPACSDAPVPLTVRPDGRRVRCGRADELALAGAFDTAATTATATGTAGRTHRTLQEVTA